In Desulfatiglans sp., the following are encoded in one genomic region:
- a CDS encoding YaiI/YqxD family protein: MNIFIDADACPVKQEVFRVAERFKLGVTLVSNMHMRIPENPRIKLVIVESGPDEADNWIAEKAGEGDIVITADIPLAGRSLKKGASVISPSGRLFTEDNIGQILATRNLMADLRDLGEITGGPAPFKKKDRSNFLQQLDELIHSILRRFPGR; this comes from the coding sequence CTGAATATATTTATTGATGCTGATGCCTGCCCTGTAAAGCAGGAGGTTTTTCGTGTAGCAGAGAGGTTTAAACTCGGTGTTACCCTCGTGTCAAACATGCATATGCGGATCCCGGAAAACCCCCGCATAAAACTTGTTATTGTTGAGAGCGGGCCTGATGAGGCTGACAACTGGATAGCGGAAAAGGCGGGAGAGGGTGACATAGTGATAACCGCAGATATTCCCCTGGCAGGTCGAAGCCTCAAAAAAGGGGCAAGCGTAATAAGCCCGTCCGGCAGACTGTTTACAGAAGATAATATCGGGCAGATTCTTGCCACCAGAAACCTCATGGCTGATCTAAGGGACCTTGGAGAGATTACCGGGGGGCCTGCGCCCTTTAAAAAAAAAGATAGATCCAATTTTTTGCAGCAGCTTGATGAACTGATACATTCAATTCTTCGCAGGTTTCCAGGACGATAA
- the typA gene encoding translational GTPase TypA: protein MTKKEQNKDIRNIAIIAHVDHGKTTLVDAMFRQSGLFREGQEVETRLMDNMELEKERGITIAAKNCSVVWKGTKINIIDTPGHADFGGEVERALAMADGALLLVDSSEGPLPQTRFVLKKTFEAGLKVIVVINKIDRQDTRPQEVLNEIYDLFIELGANDEQIEFPLLYAIGRDGMAKKKLTDRSNNLEVLFETIIKHTPPPSYDPKEPFQMLVADLGYSAYMGRLAIGRVINGNVNFNDSLVCLGEDDAETPLKVTKIQVYEGVTLKEVKQAGPGDIVVLSGIEDVKIGDTICNKEFPKALKRITIEEPTVSMRFTINTSPLAGKEGKYVQSSKIKERLFKETLRNVAIKVDESEERDSFNVKGRGEFQLAILIETMRREGYEFCVGRPEVILKEKDGRKQEPIEHLYIDADEAFMGIITEKLSQRKAKMLNLTNSGTGRVRMEFTVPSRGLIGFRDEFLTATRGTGIMNSYLEGFDDYRGDFPSRFSGSIISDRQGESVAYALFNLEPRGRLFIVPGEQVYEGMVIGEHNRDNDINVNPCKEKKLSNMRAAGKDDNILLSPARPLTLESAIVFIRDDEMVEITPKSIRLRKEELSSQKRHMAQSKKFKEREGL, encoded by the coding sequence ATGACTAAAAAAGAACAGAACAAAGATATACGCAACATAGCAATAATCGCCCATGTTGACCATGGTAAAACCACCCTTGTGGATGCCATGTTCAGGCAGAGCGGCCTTTTCAGGGAGGGTCAGGAGGTGGAAACACGCCTCATGGACAATATGGAGCTTGAAAAGGAGCGAGGCATTACAATAGCTGCAAAGAACTGCTCTGTAGTTTGGAAGGGTACAAAGATAAACATAATAGACACACCCGGCCATGCCGATTTTGGGGGCGAGGTTGAGAGGGCGCTTGCAATGGCTGATGGTGCCCTGCTCCTGGTTGATTCATCTGAAGGCCCACTTCCCCAGACCAGGTTTGTCTTGAAAAAAACCTTTGAGGCAGGGCTAAAGGTTATTGTTGTTATAAACAAGATAGACAGGCAGGATACCAGGCCCCAGGAGGTGCTTAATGAGATATATGATCTATTTATTGAGCTTGGCGCCAATGATGAGCAGATAGAGTTTCCCCTGCTTTATGCAATAGGCAGAGATGGTATGGCAAAGAAAAAACTCACTGACAGGTCAAACAACCTTGAGGTACTCTTTGAGACGATTATAAAACACACCCCGCCTCCATCATATGACCCTAAAGAGCCTTTCCAGATGCTGGTTGCTGACCTTGGCTATTCAGCCTATATGGGAAGGCTTGCCATAGGCAGGGTGATAAACGGCAATGTTAATTTCAATGACAGCCTTGTGTGCTTGGGAGAGGATGATGCTGAGACACCTCTCAAGGTGACCAAGATCCAGGTGTATGAAGGTGTAACACTCAAAGAGGTAAAGCAGGCAGGCCCAGGCGATATTGTAGTGCTCTCCGGTATAGAGGATGTCAAGATCGGTGATACCATATGCAACAAAGAGTTCCCAAAGGCATTAAAAAGGATAACCATAGAGGAGCCTACTGTATCCATGCGCTTTACCATTAACACCTCCCCCCTTGCAGGAAAGGAGGGTAAATATGTGCAGTCAAGCAAGATCAAGGAGAGGCTTTTTAAAGAGACCCTGAGGAACGTTGCTATTAAGGTGGATGAATCCGAAGAGAGAGACAGTTTTAATGTAAAGGGGCGTGGTGAATTCCAGCTTGCTATACTGATCGAAACCATGCGCAGAGAGGGATACGAATTCTGCGTGGGTAGACCAGAGGTCATCCTTAAGGAAAAGGATGGCAGAAAACAGGAGCCGATTGAACATCTCTACATTGATGCTGATGAGGCCTTCATGGGAATCATTACAGAAAAACTCTCCCAGAGAAAAGCCAAGATGTTAAACCTGACAAACAGTGGCACAGGCAGGGTAAGAATGGAATTTACAGTACCGTCGCGCGGGCTTATAGGGTTCAGGGATGAATTTCTTACTGCCACCAGGGGAACGGGTATTATGAATTCATACCTTGAAGGGTTTGATGACTACAGGGGAGACTTCCCATCAAGGTTCAGCGGCTCAATAATTTCCGACCGTCAGGGTGAGTCGGTTGCTTATGCACTCTTTAACCTGGAGCCAAGAGGGAGGCTCTTTATTGTACCAGGTGAACAGGTGTATGAGGGCATGGTAATAGGTGAGCACAACAGGGATAATGATATAAATGTTAACCCCTGCAAGGAAAAAAAGCTCTCCAACATGCGCGCCGCAGGAAAGGATGACAATATACTCCTTTCACCCGCTAGGCCACTTACCCTTGAAAGCGCTATTGTATTTATCAGGGATGATGAGATGGTGGAGATTACCCCAAAATCAATTCGCTTAAGGAAAGAAGAACTCTCATCCCAGAAACGGCACATGGCCCAGTCAAAGAAGTTCAAGGAAAGAGAGGGACTTTAA
- a CDS encoding anaerobic ribonucleoside-triphosphate reductase activating protein — protein sequence MNIGGIQKNSLIDYPGKLSCVIFMSGCNFDCPYCHNPSLVRCSEECPASFKGDGLYEFLKSRRGFLDGVVISGGEPTLSKKLVKLCEAVKGLGYSIKLDTNGSRPKDIDVLIERGLVDYIAMDIKTDPTRYNPLIAKGCNPEDILTSIETIMEKAPDYEFRTTCVRGIVDKGVISNIVKVIKDAKLYALQNFHRAEILHPEYFKDISPEFSDSELTEFKSIAAPWVKECVVR from the coding sequence ATGAATATAGGGGGCATACAGAAAAATTCTTTAATAGATTACCCTGGCAAGTTGAGCTGTGTAATATTTATGTCAGGGTGTAATTTTGACTGCCCATACTGCCATAATCCATCCCTTGTAAGGTGTAGTGAGGAATGTCCCGCCTCTTTTAAGGGTGATGGCCTTTATGAATTTCTTAAAAGCAGAAGAGGATTTCTCGATGGAGTTGTAATTTCCGGAGGTGAACCGACGCTGTCCAAAAAACTTGTCAAGCTCTGCGAGGCAGTAAAAGGGTTGGGTTACTCCATAAAGCTAGATACAAACGGGAGCAGGCCAAAAGATATTGATGTTCTGATTGAGCGAGGGCTTGTGGATTACATTGCAATGGATATCAAGACTGACCCCACAAGATATAATCCGCTTATTGCAAAGGGATGTAACCCTGAAGATATACTTACCAGCATAGAGACCATAATGGAGAAAGCCCCTGACTATGAGTTCCGCACCACCTGCGTGAGGGGCATTGTGGATAAGGGTGTTATCAGTAATATAGTCAAGGTAATTAAAGATGCAAAACTCTATGCCCTGCAGAATTTCCACAGGGCAGAGATACTGCACCCGGAGTATTTCAAGGATATATCACCAGAATTTTCAGATTCCGAACTGACAGAGTTTAAATCTATAGCAGCACCGTGGGTTAAAGAGTGCGTTGTGCGCTAA